One Thalassophryne amazonica chromosome 10, fThaAma1.1, whole genome shotgun sequence genomic region harbors:
- the LOC117519546 gene encoding serine protease 57-like, giving the protein MAISAVLLLFVLLNETDGSHIIGGRDAAPHSLPYMASIQLQGHHACGGVLVKEDFVLTAAHCMLPRVTVVVGIDSLSANEPTKQEFRSTRFIPHPDYDGHANDIMLIQLDRRAILTEAVQLGLLKKGRLRTSTQCITAGWGDIGDNNTLPLTLQEVNVTTLSQQTCRRRWRNVPLTRSMVCATGARSFQGFCSGDSGGPLVCNGAVAGIVSFSGQRCGDLTTPDVYSRTSSFSDWIASVLNSNEEIDTKL; this is encoded by the exons ATGGCAATCAGTGCTGTACTCCTGCTCTTTGTTCTCCTAAACG AAACTGATGGTTCTCATATCATTGGCGGCAGAGATGCTGCCCCACACTCACTCCCCTATATGGCTTCAATACAGCTGCAAGGTCATCACGCCTGTGGGGGAGTGCTGGTGAAGGAGGATTTTGTGCTCACTGCAGCACATTGCATGCTACCTCG AGTGACGGTTGTGGTTGGGATCGATTCCCTGTCAGCCAATGAACCTACAAAGCAAGAGTTCAGATCTACACGATTCATTCCACATCCTGATTACGATGGACATGCAAATGACATCATGCTCATTCAG CTGGACCGCAGAGCCATTCTGACTGAAGCGGTGCAGCTGgggttgttaaaaaaaggcaGGCTGAGGACATCGACTCAGTGTATCACGGCTGGATGGGGGGATATCGGCGATAACAACACGTTACCACTGACTCTTCAAGAGGTCAATGTcaccacactgtcacagcagaCATGTCGCAGGAGATGGAGAAACGTTCCCCTCACCAGATCAATGGTTTGTGCCACTGGGGCCCGTAGCTTTCAAGGGTTCTGCTCA GGGGACTCAGGAGGGCCGCTGGTGTGTAACGGAGCTGTAGCAGGTATTGTCTCCTTCTCAGGACAGCGATGTGGAGATCTCACCACTCCTGATGTCTACTCACGCACATCATCCTTCAGCGACTGGATTGCAAGTGTGTTGAACAGCAATGAGGAGATAGATACCAAATTGTAA